Proteins encoded in a region of the Bombyx mori chromosome 21, ASM3026992v2 genome:
- the LOC101742294 gene encoding general transcription and DNA repair factor IIH helicase subunit XPD, protein MKLTVDGLLVYFPYDYIYPEQYAYMLELKRALDAKGHGLLEMPSGTGKTISLLSLIVAYMIQNPHHVRKLIYCSRTVPEIEKVLEELKNLFNYYEKSQGEKPNLTGVVLSSRKNLCIHPDVSREREGKLVDGKCHALTASYIRDRHERDSSVPICQFYEGFNREGKESMLPYGVYTMDDMKQYGADRNWCPYFLARFAIIHAEIVVYSYHYLLDPKIAEVVSKELNREAVVVFDEAHNIDNVCIDSLSVKITRRTIDKSSQALQQLEKTVAEIRDEDAARLTMEYEQLVAGLKDAAIQRETDTILGNPILPDEVLNEVVPGNIRNAEHFLSFLKRFIEYVKTRLRIQHVVQESPAGFLKDVSSRVCIERKPLRFCASRLASLMRTLQIPDPSHLSSLVLITHLATLVSTYTKGFTIIIEPFDDKTPNVSNPILHFSCMDSSIAMRPVFARFQTVIITSGTLSPLDMYPKILDFNPVIMSSFTMTLARPCILPMIVSKGSDQVAISSKYETREDVAVIRNYGQLLVEMSACVPDGVVCFFTSYLYLESVVGAWYDQGVVASLQRHKLLFIETQDSAETSFALINYIKACESGRGAVLLSVARGKVSEGVDFEHHLGRAVLMFGIPYVFTQSRILKARLDYLRENFQIRENDFLTFDAMRHAAQCVGRALRGKTDYGIMVFADKRFSRADKRSKLPRWIQEHLRDSLCNLSTEEAVQICKRWLRQMAQPFTREDQLGVSLLTLQQLQSQEQQDKIEKQVIQK, encoded by the exons ATGAA GCTAACTGTCGATGGTTTATTGGTCTATTTCCCATACGATTACATTTATCCGGAACAGTATGCTTATATGTTAGAGTTAAAACGTGCATTGGACGCTAAG GGACATGGATTGTTAGAGATGCCTTCCGGAACCGGAAAAACCATATCGCTCCTGTCTTTAATCGTAGCTTATATGATACAGAACCCTCATCATGTCAG AAAGTtaatctactgctctcgtacaGTGCCAGAAATAGAAAAAGTGTTAGAAGAACTAAAgaatttattcaattattatgaGAAATCTCAAGGAGAGAAACCGAACTTAACAGGAGTTGTTCTTAGTTCCAGGAAAAACTTATGTATTCATCCTGAT gtATCAAGAGAAAGAGAAGGGAAGCTTGTAGATGGCAAATGTCATGCCCTCACAGCAAGCTATATACGAGACAGGCATGAACGTGATAGCTCTGTGCCAATTT GTCAATTTTATGAGGGCTTCAATCGTGAAGGCAAAGAGTCTATGTTACCATACGGAGTCTACACTATGGATGATATGAAACAATATGGTGCTGATAGAAATTGGTGTCCATATTTTCTTGCGAGATTTGCT ATAATTCACGCTGAGATAGTGGTGTACTCATATCACTATTTGCTAGATCCAAAAATAGCAGAAGTTGTCTCGAAGGAACTGAACAGGGAGGCGGTGGTCGTGTTTGATGAGGCTCACAACATAGACAACGTGTGTATAGACTCCCTTAGTGTGAAGATCACGAGGCGGACCATAGACAAGAGCTCGCAGGCATTACAGCAACTTGAGAAGACTGTTGCAGA AATTCGTGACGAAGACGCGGCTCGTCTTACGATGGAGTACGAGCAACTGGTGGCAGGGCTGAAGGACGCCGCCATACAGAGGGAGACTGATACAATACTGGGCAACCCTATTTTACCCGATGAAGTGTTGAACG AGGTTGTACCCGGTAACATCAGGAACGCCGAGCACTTTCTCAGCTTCCTGAAGCGGTTCATCGAATATGTGAAGACCAGACTGCGCATACAGCATGTGGTGCAAGAGTCTCCTGCGG GTTTCTTAAAAGACGTATCGAGTCGGGTGTGCATAGAACGGAAGCCGCTACGATTCTGCGCATCTCGCCTCGCCTCCCTGATGAGAACGCTCCAGATACCGGATCCGTCGCACTTATCATCGCTAGTCCTGATCACGCATCTCGCGACCCTGGTCTCGACCTACACCAAGGGCTTCACGATCATAATCGAGCCCTTCGACGACAAAACGCCGAATGTTTCGAATCCTATATTGCATTTTTC ATGTATGGACTCCTCAATAGCGATGCGGCCGGTCTTCGCGAGGTTCCAGACCGTCATCATCACGTCAG GAACCCTCTCGCCGCTGGACATGTACCCGAAGATCCTGGACTTCAATCCGGTGATAATGAGCTCCTTCACCATGACCCTGGCCAGGCCGTGCATACTGCCCATG ATAGTATCGAAGGGCAGCGATCAGGTGGCCATATCGTCCAAGTACGAGACGAGAGAGGACGTCGCCGTCATAAGGAACTACGGGCAGCTGCTGGTCGAG ATGTCGGCGTGCGTGCCTGACGGCGTGGTGTGCTTCTTCACGTCGTACCTGTATCTGGAGAGCGTCGTGGGGGCCTGGTACGACCAGG GTGTAGTCGCGAGTCTGCAGCGACACAAGCTGCTGTTCATCGAGACGCAAGACTCCGCCGAGACGAGCTTCGCCCTCATCAACTACATCAAG GCGTGCGAGTCGGggcgcggcgccgtgctgctgTCCGTGGCCCGCGGCAAGGTGTCGGAGGGCGTGGACTTCGAGCACCACCTGGGCCGCGCCGTGCTCATGTTCGGCATCCCCTACGTGTTCACGCAGAGCCGCATCCTCAAGGCACGGCTCGACTACCTGCGGGAGAACTTCCAG ATTCGCGAGAACGACTTCCTGACGTTCGACGCGATGCGTCACGCCGCGCAGTGCGTCGGCCGCGCGCTCCG CGGTAAGACGGACTATGGCATCATGGTGTTCGCGGACAAGCGGTTCAGCCGCGCCGACAAGCGCAGCAAGCTGCCGCGCTGGATCCAGGAGCACTTGCGGGACTCGCTCTGCAACCTCAGCACCGAGGAGGCCGTGCAG